gatgtcatcagagagtgtctctctgccacaaaacaaaccacaccCTCAGCTGACAGTCAACAACTTGCCACTGACAGATCTGTGATTTCCATTTTTGCCACCATTTTTTAAGTCAGAATTTCCTTTCATCAATACGCAGACAAATCCACCTCCTCCAACTCTTTTGCAAATTTTCTACCATTTCCATCAATGATCATTTTCACTCTTTGTCAAACCTAGAATTGGAATAGTTGGATGGAAACCACATCATTGGTGTTGTTTGATCCTGGTCTACAATGGGAGAAACTTTGTCGGCACCCTCAGCGTCTTTCACACAGCACAATCTTCTCCATTCATACTATGGTTCATTTCTGCCTGTCGGTTCTTCACATGCTTCATACACACTTAAGTCCACTTCTGATTCCTTTATTGTGAAGCTGTGTAATTCAGTCTTCATAGCAAGGAGGGAGTCATGATCCATGTCTCGCAATAAATAGTCTTCTAGTATCTAGTAGCATCGATGCTGACTCTGctcacacatgctcacacaccaAGCGCGTTGCTCAGAGACATCAACACAATGAAGTCCGACGCTAGAACACTGTGAACACAGCCAAAGCATCAACCGATCTCTTGCTGCAACTGCACACTGAAATATAAAACGGTGACGTTATACTACATAAAAAAAGTGCTGAGAAAGGCACAGTGGATGTCAAATATGATTCCATCCCAAAATTGATCACATCATAAACGTAATCATGTTTATGAATTCTGTAGTTCTTTTGAAGAATGCCGCGTTTCTCTTTGATGATTGCATCACCTTCCCGGCACACAAAACGTCTCAGATAACTGTAATTCCTGGAGGTTCATGCATTATAAATGAGCTGACGACTCGATGTCATTCACACCAAGAAAGTGTTTATCACGTTTCCAGCGAAGGGTAATAGTCTGCATGACATACGGCTGAATGTCGGCAAGTGctatcacttaaaaaaaattcagGAATGTATCTATAAAGCTCGATCGTTGCATGGCACTGACTATGTGGTAGACTGCAGTGCGGTTTAGAATTGCAGACTCAGCATTTAAATCATTTGTTATCGGCTAAATTTAGTCGTCTGATGTGTCAAACTCAGATGGAGATAAGCGACAAAAATCCGACAACTCTGACTGGCCACAGTGTTTTCCTGGAGCCGagtttatgaaaataaaaaagggccTTTTACTGCCAGTATGAATAGGTCATCTTTTGTATTCTCATTTTAGGTTGGAAACTACAAGCGAACCGTCAAGCGGATCGATGACGGTCACCGCCTTTGCAATGACTTGATGAACTGCATCCAGGAGCGGGCCAAAATTGAGAAATCCTACGCACAGCAACTCATCGAGTGGTCCAAAAGATGGAGACAACTGGTGGACAAAGGTAGGACCAAACCCACatttctcactctgaaaactgttgactgtttgtgtttatttctggACCAGGTCCTCAGTACGGCACAGTGGAGCGGGCTTGGCTGTCGGTGATGACAGAGGCGGAGAAAGTGAGTGAGCTCCACCAGGAGGTGAAGAACCAGCTGATGAGTGATGACTTTGAGAAGGTCAAGAACTGGCAGAAGGACTCTTAccataaacaaatgatgggAGGATTCAAGGAGACCAAAGAGGCTGAAGAAGGTTTCAAGAAAGCCCAGAAACCTTGGGCCAAAAAGTTAAAAGAGGTGAGACTGCATTTTAGGAAACTTGCATTGAGGAAACTGAACTAGCCTTCAATAGTTTGACAAACAATTCACAAGCTCCGGTCTGATCAGTGTCTAAATTCCTGATTTTAGATGGAAGCTGCCAAGAAATCGTACCATATGGCCTGTAAAGAAGAGAAGCTGGCAGCGTCCAGGGAAGCCAACGGTAAAGGAGAATCCTCGGTGACAGCAGACCAGCAAAAGAAACTTCACGAGAAAGTGGAAAAATGTAAACAGGACTCACAAAAGGTTTGTCTGTAGGAAGCCCAAATGTGGGCGTGTGAAGCCAGAGCCAAATGTTTGTTGCCGTTATTTCCTTAAATAACGGAGATCACATCTTCAAGAGTCATTTTTAGGGATGCTGTGATCAGGGTTTTtactgccgatcaccgataccgatcacatggattgattgaaaatgatgagaccttttgtgtccatgatgtgaaaaaatgatctttaaaacattttaattcagacacgtttttatatacctcttgaAGGTGGCaaagaaatagaaaaaccttgctgagtGCAGCAATTATACTGTGAGATGTTGCTGGTGGATCTCCAcagactgtgctatgtccgtgaaatactTAGCTACTGTAGGACGcaacacaaccagcggggcttcatttcgatcagttgttgtgatcagcaatgacaggtagtgatctgCATTCACCGATCAACCTGAAATCAGCCGATCACGATCAGTGACcaatcgatcggagcatccttaATAATTTTGCAATTGCCTTGGAACGGCACTGTAATTAAATTACAGTCATAAAACAACTGTTGACAGGTTATTTCATTGTTCTTGTGCTGTAATACAGGCGAAGGAAAAGTACACAAAAACCCTGGAGGAGTTGAACAAGTGCACCCCGGGTTACATGGAAAACATGGAGCAGGTATTCGACCAGTGTCAGCAGTTTGAAGAGAAGCGGCTCAGCTTCATCAGAGAGGCGCTGCTGGACGTGAAGCGCCACCTCAACCTCACAGAGAACCAAAGGTGTGTGACATTTTCAACATGACCAGGAGCTGTCGCCTTGACAAACTCTAAATCATGAGCGCCTGTCCGCAGTTATGCAGCCGTGTACAGAGAACTTGAACACACCATCATGTCAGCCAGCGCACATGAAGACCTCAAGTGGTTCAGCAACACCTACGGGCCAGGAATGCACATGAACTGGCCACAATTTGAGGTACACAAATCATAGCTAGATGATGCATTTGACACATAAGTATACCCATAAGATTCATACACACCCAGGTCTGGGGTCTCTGTCACTATATTTATTCAGCCGGATAGTAGTCGTAACAACAGTAGTaacatgttttttgtattttagtgACTggtgaattaataaataaaataaaataaaaaatatatatagatatagatatagatatagatagatagatagatagatacatagatcatttcttttttttctttcatttcttttttttcaaaaaagtaTTTATCACAATCAGAAATTATTCAATTATTCATTCACACAAattacaatatttttattggTCAGTTCTTATTCTTATCTATAAAAAAGTATTTGTTGATTAAGGTGCTCCCAGCATTCATTagaatttataaaaaaaacaaaaaaacattgtcacatGCGTAGATGGTCGGAGCATATTTCATCCAGAGAACAATATACTCTGATCACTGCACATCGATCTTGCAGGAGTATAACCCTGACCTGACTCACAACATTGTTAAGAAGTCTAAGAAAAGCAACGATGGAGTCATGCTGACCAATGTCAGTACAGTGAATCATCATCCGTCACAGCACAGAGACAGGTGAGTCAGCACCAGAAATGATCCCTCGCTTCATCTGAAATTACGTTTCAGCATTTCTGACTCAACAACTGTCATTGCATGCTTGTAAATAAGCATGGCTTAGTCACTAAACTTCTGTCTTCATTTATtgtcaaccctaaccctcacccgaGTAAGCAACAAAACTAGAGTCAGACATATTTTCAAAAAGCTGAGTCGTCCGTTTTGGTGTGTTTAGTGGTGGCAGTTTTGACAATACCCAGGCCACGGACGAGTGGTCGGAAGAGTACAACGCTGCTTCAAACGCTGACACTAATGGAGGGATGAGGTCCTTCGACGAGGATTTGGGCAGCAAAGGTGTGCGAGTGAGAGCTCTCTACGACTACAACGGACAAGAGCAAGATGAGCTGACCCTGAGAGCAGGTGAGCGTGGCGCTGTGGTCGCAGGCCCCGTAGTAACCGTGAAGCATGTCCAACCTCTCTGTGATCGTCTCTTTTGCTGAAGGCGAGGAGCTGACAAagctggaggacgaggacgaGCAAGGCTGGTGCAAAGGTCGTCTAGACAACGGTCAGCTGGGCCTCTACCCGGCCAATTATGTGGAGGAAATTTAGCAGTTCCAGCTGAGGACCCTTTTATAGACTGATACAACTGCACATTGCATTCTGACACTTTGAAGCCCCCCCCCTCTTCCTGTCAGACTCAGAGAGCCATGTGTGGACTCGCCCTTTGTTCCAAGCTGGAAGATCCCTGAAGCTACTGCGCCTGGCTGTCTGTCATTTGTGATGCTTACAAGCCATACAATCGTCCTGAATTTGTGCCTGGAGAACAAGAGCCACGCATTGTGCATTTCATGTACATATTTCTATCTTTTTTAACAGTCTGGATGCTTGTACAGTcttatttctgtttcagacaGTGTTGGTGTTTCACGTGAAATATTTATATGTTTAGGATGAGAAATGGTGACGTTTTGGGAATTGTTCCACATTGCTTTTCATGCTGTCGATCTGATGCAGCTGTTGAtgtcattttcaacattttgttttctgttgccaCAGAGCTTTTTACTGATCCCGCGTCACATATCTGAGTCCATGACAACTTGTCATTTTGTACTTTAGTTTCTTAAACATGATTAAATATCTTGtaaattaccgtaatttccggactataaactGCTAGTTGTTTATCCTCCCAACTTATACAACagtgtggctaatatatggattctTACATTGGCTGAGCCAATGAAATCTGAGGCtatttatttacccttaaagcactcagaatgagctgttttcacccgcggtgtccacagctccgacaatagagtcgatctcctggagttctggaatcgagaagcagccactgagaccggcagtggtgtctgaactttggGCATGTGAGCAAAAACAccgaataaaagatgtgagacgctgtctcgagacaaagtgcgttcggcacaaaagtccgacgtgaacacaagggagtcgggttttggcggctgacttgatcctggctggagagctgcaccatGTCTATTGTCTGAGAGCAGCGTTGATAAATCAAGACACactgtattacgcagcttgtttctgctatttcctcactcttgatgctggaccccattttcaaaactagtttcgaaaagcgtttttaggatAACGCACCACTGTCCTGACCTGTttgcagcgcagacagcaccactgaacctgcgatTGGTGCGGCTTGTGTATAAACAAGACCTACCTGTAtgttccttcttaaatttatcggtgcggctaatattccagtgcactctatagtctggaaattacggtatttctagtatttgtTAACATGAAAAATTCGTTTTTCGTTTTTGTTTGAATTGTGGAGCGAGCCAGATCAtcaactaaactaaactaaataacCCACAATTTCATGATCGTCTTGCAGTCAATGCAGTCAAATGTATTTACCAGTAAATCAAATGGACACTTGTCCTATCATGTGATCtgattattttttacttttaatattGCATTTAATTACTTCTTGTTCAGTTTTTACAATGTCCCTTCAAATGTGGTGTCCCAAAGCTTCTCTGatgtttttcccaaaatatTACCTGTTTCTAACTGCGTTGTTTTCTGTAATATGTCGGTTAATTATCTGTGTCTCACAGTAAAAATCACAATCAGTCACTCCTTCTTCTTTTCAAACGCCACCGTTTGCCTCCACGGCCCCTTCTACTGCTGCGTGCCTGCCATTGCTGCCTCTTGTTTGCTACTCCCTGTTAGGGCAGCAGCTCCTGAAAGCTCCGCTCGCTGCTGTTAAATGTAGCCCTTTCTGTGTGACGCAAATTCTCCTGCTAACATCTGAGTGAAGTTATGCATGTCAACCTTC
Above is a window of Synchiropus splendidus isolate RoL2022-P1 chromosome 6, RoL_Sspl_1.0, whole genome shotgun sequence DNA encoding:
- the pacsin1b gene encoding protein kinase C and casein kinase substrate in neurons protein 1, whose protein sequence is MSVNHDDSAFHEETTDSFWEVGNYKRTVKRIDDGHRLCNDLMNCIQERAKIEKSYAQQLIEWSKRWRQLVDKGPQYGTVERAWLSVMTEAEKVSELHQEVKNQLMSDDFEKVKNWQKDSYHKQMMGGFKETKEAEEGFKKAQKPWAKKLKEMEAAKKSYHMACKEEKLAASREANGKGESSVTADQQKKLHEKVEKCKQDSQKAKEKYTKTLEELNKCTPGYMENMEQVFDQCQQFEEKRLSFIREALLDVKRHLNLTENQSYAAVYRELEHTIMSASAHEDLKWFSNTYGPGMHMNWPQFEEYNPDLTHNIVKKSKKSNDGVMLTNVSTVNHHPSQHRDSGGSFDNTQATDEWSEEYNAASNADTNGGMRSFDEDLGSKGVRVRALYDYNGQEQDELTLRAGEELTKLEDEDEQGWCKGRLDNGQLGLYPANYVEEI